The genome window TTTTATGCTCTCGAATTCCATAAGTTTCATAGATACCATCATAATATCCTTTATTATTATATATTGAATCCTGATCGAATTTATAAATAACTGGATCTAAAACTACCATTTTAGTTGACCAGACACCTTGTATTTGTTCTAATAATTTATTGTCAGCTTCGGAATTATTTTTACAAGAATTAAAAGATAATATAAGTATAAAAAAATAGATGTATTTCATAAATAATATATTGAATTAAGATACAATAAATTATTTATGAAAAAAAGCTTCCTAATTAGAAGCTTTTTTAGTTTATTTTGATCTTTTTTCCAACAAATCTGGGCGACGCTCTTTTGTACGTTCAATTGCTTGTTCATGTAGCCATTCCTCTATTTTAGGAAAGTTACCAGAAAGTAAAACATCAGGAACTTTAAGACCTTTATATTCGGCTGGACGTGTGTAAATTGGTGGCGCCAACAAATCATCTTGAAACGAATCTGAAAGGGCAGAAGTCTCATCACCAATTACTCCAGGTAACAATCGAATAATAGAATCAGCCAAAATAATTGCACCAAATTCACCACCCGAAAGTACATAATCACCAATCGAAATTTCTCTTGTAACATACATATCTCGAATACGTTGATCGATACCTTTGTAATGTCCACAAATCATCATAAGATTTCCTTTCAACGATAAATCATTCGCAATTGTTTGATTCAACGTTTCACCATCTGGCGTCAAATAAATAATTTCATCATACGTACGTTCATCTTTCAATTTCGAAATCATTTTGTCCAAAGGCTCGCACATAATCACCATTCCAGAAGTTCCTCCGTACGGATAATCATCTACATGACGATAACGTCCTTTTCCAAAATCTCTCAAATCGTGAACATGAATTTCAGCTAAACCTTTGTCTTGCGCACGTTTCATAATCGAGGCAGAAAATGGACTAACTAATAATTCGGGTAAAACAGTGATAATATCTATTCGCATGCTACAAAGATATTTGTTTAGCTACGTTTGCGCAAGTTTAAATCTATTTTTTGAATTTGATTGTTTTAACAGAATTAATAAATTCTTCTTGTGATTTTGCAAGAAATTAATCCAAATAATATAATGAATGATAAATATTTTAAGTGATTATTCAAATGATTGATTTTCTTTTAAAATTAATAAATATAATTGATATTATTCATTAGCCTTATTCAAATGAAATCGAGTAAATTTGTCTAAAATTTTAATCAAATGTTTTTATATAACAGACATAGACGACTACGCAAAAATGAATCAATTCGTAGTATGATTCGCGAAAATCATTTGTCACCAAACGATTTTATTTTACCAATTTTTATGGCTGAAGGAGAAGGTGTGAAGGAAGAAATTGCTGCAATGCCAGGTATTTATCGCCAATCTCTTGACAATACTGTAAAAGAAGTAAAAGAAATTTGGGATTTAGGTATAAAATCAGTTAACATATATTGTAAAGTTAGTGATAATTTAAAAGATAACACAGGTAAAGAGGCTTGGAATCCAAACGGATTGATGCAAAATACAATCAAAGCGATTAAAGATGCTGTTCCAGAAATGATTGTAATGCCTGATGTTGCCTTAGATCCATATTCAATTTATGGTCACGATGGAATCATCAAAAATGGAGAAGTTATTAATGATGAAACTGTTGATGCTTTGGTAAAAATGACGTTATCTCATGCAGAAGCAGGTGCCGATTTTGTTGCTCCTTCTGATATGATGGACGGTCGAATAGGAGCGATGCGTGCTGCGTTGGAGGAAAACGGTTTTCATAATGTAGGAATTATGACGTATGCTGCGAAATATGCATCGTCTTTTTATGGACCTTTCCGTACTGCTTTAGATTCTGCACCAGTTGATTCTCAAGAAATTCCGAAAGATAAAAAAACCTATCAAATGGATTACCATAATTCACAAGAAGCGTTGCGCGAAGCAATTGCAGATGTAGAAGAAGGTGCAGATATTTTGATGGTAAAACCAGGAATGGCTTATTTAGATATTGTGAAACTAGTGAAAGATAATTTACAAGTTCCAGTTTCTGTTTATCAGGTTTCAGGTGAATATGCGATGATAAAAGCTGCTGTAGAAAAAGGTTGGTTAGATAATGATAAAGTTATTTTAGAGTCTTTAACTTGTTTCAAAAGAGCTGGAGCAGACCTGATTTCAACTTACTTTGCAAAAGAAGCTGCGCGATTATTAAATGATCAATAAATTAGTTCAAAATAGAAATAAAAAACCACTTCATTTGAAGTGGTTTTTTGTGTTTTAAAGCGAATAATTAATCATTTTCGCTGTAAATTGTTGTTTTTCTAATGTAGATAGAAAGTATTTTTGTTCAGCTTCTGCTTGTTCTTTTTTCTGATAATTCTTTTCGTAACCCGTTTGAATTTCTTTTAAAGAACTAATCGTTCCATTTTTTAATAAATAATTCTGAAACTTTGTATATCTATCTGCCAGTTTGCCATAGATATCTTTGTTATCGATGCTTGCTTCATAAACATCTGTTACATAAACTTCATTATCTTGTCCATAAGCGATGGAAAAAAAATAATAAGTTTTATTATTCTTTGTTTGACTGAAAACCACCCCAGTAACAAAGAATAAAAATAGTACTAAACCTTTTTTCATTCAACCAAAATTTGAGCACACAAGTTAATCATTATAACTTAATTAAAACCCTTGTTGTGTGATTTTATATTATTCGGTATAATTTTTTTATATTTGTGTCCTAAAATTGACTCAAAATGTTTCAAAATCTTCAGGATAAATTAGATAAAGCATTACATACCTTAAAAGGAAAAGGACAAATTACAGAAATTAACGTTGCAGAAACCGTAAAAGAAGTGCGTAGAGCCCTTGTTGATGCCGATGTTAGTTATAAAGTTGCAAAAGATTTTACAAATACAGTAAAAGAAAAAGCTTTAGGTGAAAACGTAATTACATCGCTTAATCCTGGACAATTAATGGTAAAAATTGTTCATGATGAATTAGCAAAATTAATGGGAGGTGAGGTTACTGAACTGAAAGTAGACGATAATCCTACAATTATTTTAATTGCTGGTTTACAAGGTTCTGGTAAAACAACTTTTTCTGGTAAATTAGCTAATTTCCTAAAAACTAAGAAAAACAAAAAAGTATTATTAGTTGCTGGTGACGTTTATCGTCCAGCTGCCATCAATCAGTTGCAAGTTTTAGGAGAGCAAATTGGTGTGGATGTTTATGCTGATTTAGAAAACAAAAATCCTGTAGAAATAGCTCAATCAGCAATTGCACAAGCAAAACAAAACGGAAATAATGTAATTATCGTCGATACAGCTGGTCGTTTAGCGATTGACGAACAAATGATGGATGAAATTCGTCGCGTTCACCAAACAGTTAATCCTACCGAAACTTTATTTGTTGTAGATTCTATGACAGGGCAAGATGCGGTGAATACTGCAAAAGCCTTCAATGAAGTATTGAATTATAATGGAGTTGTTTTAACAAAATTAGACGGTGATACACGTGGTGGAGCTGCATTAACGATTAGAACTGTTGTTGACAAGCCAATCAAATTTATTTCAACTGGTGAGAAAATGGAAGCTTTAGATGTTTTCTATCCAGAACGTATGGCAGATCGTATTTTGGGAATGGGTGACGTTGTTTCGTTAGTAGAGCGTGCTCAAGAACAATTTGACGAAGAAGAAGCAAAACGTTTACAAAAGAAAATTGCAAAAAATAGCTTCGATTTTGATGATTTCTTAAAACAAATTCAACAAATCAAACGTATGGGTAATATGAAAGATTTGGTTGGAATGATTCCTGGTGCAGGAAAAGCG of Empedobacter falsenii contains these proteins:
- the trmD gene encoding tRNA (guanosine(37)-N1)-methyltransferase TrmD, with amino-acid sequence MRIDIITVLPELLVSPFSASIMKRAQDKGLAEIHVHDLRDFGKGRYRHVDDYPYGGTSGMVIMCEPLDKMISKLKDERTYDEIIYLTPDGETLNQTIANDLSLKGNLMMICGHYKGIDQRIRDMYVTREISIGDYVLSGGEFGAIILADSIIRLLPGVIGDETSALSDSFQDDLLAPPIYTRPAEYKGLKVPDVLLSGNFPKIEEWLHEQAIERTKERRPDLLEKRSK
- the hemB gene encoding porphobilinogen synthase; translation: MFLYNRHRRLRKNESIRSMIRENHLSPNDFILPIFMAEGEGVKEEIAAMPGIYRQSLDNTVKEVKEIWDLGIKSVNIYCKVSDNLKDNTGKEAWNPNGLMQNTIKAIKDAVPEMIVMPDVALDPYSIYGHDGIIKNGEVINDETVDALVKMTLSHAEAGADFVAPSDMMDGRIGAMRAALEENGFHNVGIMTYAAKYASSFYGPFRTALDSAPVDSQEIPKDKKTYQMDYHNSQEALREAIADVEEGADILMVKPGMAYLDIVKLVKDNLQVPVSVYQVSGEYAMIKAAVEKGWLDNDKVILESLTCFKRAGADLISTYFAKEAARLLNDQ
- the ffh gene encoding signal recognition particle protein, which codes for MFQNLQDKLDKALHTLKGKGQITEINVAETVKEVRRALVDADVSYKVAKDFTNTVKEKALGENVITSLNPGQLMVKIVHDELAKLMGGEVTELKVDDNPTIILIAGLQGSGKTTFSGKLANFLKTKKNKKVLLVAGDVYRPAAINQLQVLGEQIGVDVYADLENKNPVEIAQSAIAQAKQNGNNVIIVDTAGRLAIDEQMMDEIRRVHQTVNPTETLFVVDSMTGQDAVNTAKAFNEVLNYNGVVLTKLDGDTRGGAALTIRTVVDKPIKFISTGEKMEALDVFYPERMADRILGMGDVVSLVERAQEQFDEEEAKRLQKKIAKNSFDFDDFLKQIQQIKRMGNMKDLVGMIPGAGKALKDVDIDDNAFKGVEAIIHSMTKKERQNPNIIDNSRKKRIAAGSGTSLQEVNQLLKQFSEMGKMMKFMNSANGKKMMETMSKNMPAGGFPGMPKM